In one window of Miscanthus floridulus cultivar M001 chromosome 12, ASM1932011v1, whole genome shotgun sequence DNA:
- the LOC136496454 gene encoding two-component response regulator ORR6-like, which translates to MAAAAAPPVATSPSPSPASAPKVASPKAGDRKVVPADAVEVELKLELEEKHVLAVDDSSVDRAVIAKILRSSKYRVTTVESATRALELLALGLLPDVNMIITDYWMPGMTGYELLKHVKESSELREIPVVIMSSENVPNRITRCLEEGAEDFLLKPVRPSDVSRLCSRIR; encoded by the exons atggctgctgctgctgctccgccTGTGGCgacgtccccgtccccgtccccggcgTCGGCGCCCAAGGTCGCGTCGCCCAAGGCCGGCGACAGGAAGGTGGTGCCGGCGGACGCGGTGGAGGTGGAGCTGAAGCTGGAGCTGGAGGAGAAGCACGTGCTGGCGGTGGACGACAGCTCCGTCGACCGCGCCGTCATCGCCAAGATCCTCCGCAGCTCCAAGTACAGAG TGACCACCGTGGAGTCGGCGACGCGGGCGCTGGAGCTGCTCGCGCTGGGTCTGCTCCCCGACGTGAACATGATCATCACGGACTACTGGATGCCCGGGATGACCGGGTACGAGCTTCTCAAGCACGTCAAGGAGTCGTCGGAGCTGAGGGAGATCCCGGTGGTGATCATGTCGTCGGAGAACGTGCCCAACCGCATCACCCGCTGCCTGGAGGAGGGCGCCGAGGACTTCCTCCTCAAGCCTGTCCGGCCCTCCGACGTCTCCCGCCTCTGCAGCCGGATCAGATGA